Proteins co-encoded in one Crateriforma spongiae genomic window:
- a CDS encoding serine/threonine protein kinase, producing MPDLTSERFVEFVRKSHLVDEPALDKLLEKVRARCGGDLPQDPRKLATVLETKGLITSWHSEKLLAGKYKGFFLGKYKLLGHIGTGGMSSVYLAEHVRMAHRRAIKVLPKKRVDDSSYLARFQLEAKAIASLNHPNIVSAYDLDNEGDVHYIVMEYVDGLDLQALVKRDGPLSFAIAADLIAQAAEGLEHAHESGVIHRDVKPANLLLDPNGRVRLLDMGLALVAAQDEESLTVANNENVLGTADYLAPEQALDSHGVDHRADIYGLGCTLYFLLTGRPPFSDGTLAQRIAKHQTEMPESIKKHRSDCPGELEGIVWKMIQKEAKYRYQTAADVAEALKKFAASIPKGEPVHAGGGPGLHGGAGSSASRSGGSKRSSSSGTGDTVTNKNDDTLTSSRSKLASTGGLSSGDSGRLVDIKPKIAPSDLMDGSFLDLEIESGYRGGSKILEQKGNRPQGSSIVRRSRPDSDLRSITEAARRSVATRQENSSVGKSVRKRSGNPKQRTGMDPLLFGTLLATLFAVALVIGYVLARTLN from the coding sequence ATGCCTGATTTGACGTCAGAACGTTTCGTCGAATTCGTCCGAAAAAGTCATTTGGTGGACGAACCGGCGCTCGACAAACTGCTGGAGAAAGTCCGCGCCCGATGTGGTGGTGATTTGCCCCAGGATCCGCGCAAGCTGGCCACCGTGCTGGAGACCAAGGGCCTGATCACGTCCTGGCACAGCGAAAAATTGCTGGCCGGCAAATACAAGGGATTCTTCCTGGGCAAATACAAACTGCTGGGCCACATCGGCACCGGCGGGATGAGCAGCGTGTACTTGGCCGAGCACGTTCGCATGGCGCACCGGCGTGCGATCAAGGTGTTGCCCAAGAAACGCGTGGACGATTCGTCCTATCTGGCTCGGTTTCAATTGGAAGCCAAAGCGATCGCATCGCTGAACCACCCGAACATCGTTTCGGCGTATGACTTGGATAACGAAGGCGATGTGCACTACATCGTCATGGAATACGTCGATGGGTTGGATCTGCAGGCTTTGGTCAAACGCGATGGCCCGCTCAGTTTCGCCATCGCCGCGGATTTGATCGCCCAGGCCGCCGAGGGTCTGGAACACGCGCATGAAAGCGGTGTGATTCACCGTGATGTCAAGCCGGCCAACTTGTTGCTGGATCCGAACGGTCGTGTGCGGCTGTTGGACATGGGCCTGGCTTTGGTCGCCGCACAAGACGAAGAATCGTTGACGGTTGCCAACAACGAAAACGTTTTGGGAACCGCGGACTATCTGGCGCCCGAGCAAGCGTTGGACAGCCACGGGGTTGATCATCGTGCGGATATCTACGGGCTGGGCTGTACGCTGTACTTTTTGTTGACCGGCCGACCGCCGTTCAGCGATGGCACGTTGGCGCAGCGAATCGCCAAGCACCAAACGGAGATGCCCGAATCGATCAAGAAGCATCGATCTGACTGCCCCGGCGAACTGGAAGGCATCGTTTGGAAGATGATCCAAAAGGAAGCGAAGTATCGCTATCAAACGGCGGCCGACGTCGCCGAAGCGCTAAAAAAGTTCGCCGCAAGCATTCCCAAAGGTGAACCGGTCCATGCCGGTGGCGGCCCCGGGTTGCACGGCGGCGCTGGTTCTTCCGCGTCCAGGTCTGGTGGTAGTAAAAGGTCTTCGTCCTCGGGAACAGGTGACACGGTCACCAACAAAAACGACGACACATTGACCAGCAGCCGTTCCAAGCTGGCCAGCACCGGTGGCCTTAGCAGCGGTGACAGCGGACGCTTGGTCGACATCAAACCCAAGATCGCTCCGTCGGATTTGATGGACGGCAGTTTTCTGGATCTGGAAATTGAATCCGGCTATCGCGGCGGCAGCAAGATCCTGGAACAAAAGGGTAATCGGCCTCAGGGCAGCAGCATTGTTCGCCGATCACGCCCGGACAGCGATCTGCGTTCGATCACCGAAGCGGCCCGTCGGTCCGTTGCCACACGACAAGAAAATTCGTCGGTCGGAAAGTCGGTACGAAAACGCTCCGGCAATCCCAAACAACGCACCGGAATGGATCCACTGTTGTTTGGAACTCTTTTGGCGACATTGTTCGCCGTTGCCCTGGTTATCGGATACGTATTGGCTAGGACGCTAAACTAA
- a CDS encoding TIGR04282 family arsenosugar biosynthesis glycosyltransferase yields the protein MPRDAFPDDGPTSDTVTLGRIRLGMFAKYWTPGNVKTRLASDLGDDVAANVYRTFFEHLCHSLGSRFRPSDQQSSADLSRSIVFSPATMLDQAMQSITGPWDWTTQQGEDLGERVRHWFYEAADGFDSCDAADRTSLPKDVSGTDGSDQTHPADRTVPHSTPPSDAVLVIGSDCPTVSHHTIRKAIDHLGRNDLVIGPASDGGYYLLGIRTEALPRCDSLFANIPWSSDKVLSLTLRNANQNGLAIGMLELKDDVDTIEDLNRLRDQLRTTKRTELHGLRQRLDQLLPPHPPV from the coding sequence ATGCCCCGTGATGCATTCCCCGACGACGGGCCGACGTCCGACACCGTAACTCTCGGGCGAATCCGTCTGGGAATGTTTGCCAAATACTGGACACCCGGAAACGTCAAAACGCGCCTGGCCTCCGATCTGGGCGACGATGTGGCCGCCAACGTGTACAGAACGTTTTTTGAACATTTGTGCCACAGCCTGGGATCTCGATTCCGCCCCAGTGACCAACAAAGCTCGGCAGATCTATCTCGGTCAATCGTGTTTTCCCCCGCAACGATGCTGGACCAGGCGATGCAGTCGATCACCGGCCCCTGGGACTGGACGACGCAGCAAGGGGAAGACTTGGGCGAACGCGTGCGGCACTGGTTTTACGAGGCTGCCGATGGTTTTGATTCCTGTGATGCCGCAGACCGAACGTCCTTGCCGAAAGATGTCTCCGGCACCGACGGTTCTGATCAAACGCACCCCGCCGATCGGACAGTGCCCCACAGCACGCCCCCGTCCGATGCCGTGCTGGTCATCGGGTCAGATTGCCCAACAGTATCGCACCACACCATCCGCAAGGCGATCGACCACCTGGGTCGAAACGACTTGGTCATCGGTCCGGCCTCCGACGGCGGTTACTACCTGTTGGGCATCCGCACCGAAGCATTGCCACGCTGTGATTCCCTGTTTGCCAACATTCCCTGGAGCAGCGACAAGGTCCTTTCACTGACGCTTCGAAACGCGAACCAAAACGGTCTGGCGATCGGCATGTTGGAATTGAAGGACGACGTCGACACGATCGAAGATCTGAATCGATTGCGTGATCAATTGCGGACCACCAAGCGAACGGAGTTGCATGGATTACGTCAACGATTGGATCAGCTGTTGCCGCCGCATCCCCCCGTGTGA
- the thiO gene encoding glycine oxidase ThiO, protein MNDSNHRQLLSPHHLIIGGGVIGLSVAWELANRGLRVSVLDQGAIGQGTSWAAGGILPPNQFDTAVDPLDRLRGFSHRRIAPWCDRLQKVTGIDCGYRRCGGYYLADTPGEKAAMIGTADYWDEMQIECQSISPDELASRQPALSDWCTRHPDAGVWFAPGEEQIRPPRLLKALRSACESSGVELREFCAVDQIDPETGNVHLADDETITADKVIVCNGAWAGRLLPDQRLRNSVVPVRGQIVLMRTPQPLLSSVINIGHRYLLCRDDGRTLVGSCEEEVGFDLSTTDRAIDQLKQFAYNLCPPLQNAQIERTWSGLRPLTFDGFPMIGPLPGSKHVLVATGHFRSGIHLAFGTAELVADIVQSKTPMLDVADFRVGKQLANTA, encoded by the coding sequence GTGAACGATTCGAACCATCGACAGCTTCTTTCGCCACATCATCTGATCATCGGCGGCGGTGTGATCGGGCTTTCCGTCGCATGGGAATTGGCCAACCGCGGCCTAAGGGTGTCCGTGTTGGACCAAGGTGCGATCGGCCAGGGAACGTCTTGGGCCGCGGGCGGGATTCTTCCGCCCAATCAGTTCGACACTGCCGTCGACCCGCTGGACCGATTGCGGGGGTTCAGCCACCGTCGCATCGCACCGTGGTGCGATCGGTTGCAAAAGGTCACCGGCATCGACTGTGGGTACCGTCGGTGTGGAGGTTACTACTTGGCCGACACCCCTGGCGAAAAGGCGGCGATGATCGGCACGGCCGACTACTGGGACGAAATGCAGATCGAATGCCAGTCGATCTCTCCTGACGAACTAGCATCGCGGCAACCGGCATTGTCCGACTGGTGCACGCGACATCCCGATGCGGGCGTCTGGTTCGCACCGGGGGAGGAACAGATTCGCCCGCCTCGTTTGTTGAAGGCGCTACGATCCGCCTGCGAATCCTCCGGTGTCGAACTGCGAGAATTCTGTGCGGTCGATCAGATCGATCCGGAAACGGGCAACGTGCACCTGGCCGATGACGAAACCATCACCGCCGACAAAGTGATCGTCTGCAACGGCGCCTGGGCCGGGCGTTTGCTGCCGGACCAGCGACTGCGCAACAGTGTCGTGCCGGTCCGCGGGCAGATTGTGCTGATGCGGACGCCACAACCGTTGCTCAGTTCAGTCATCAACATCGGGCATCGCTATCTGCTGTGTCGCGACGACGGGCGAACCCTGGTCGGATCGTGCGAAGAAGAAGTGGGATTTGATCTGTCGACCACTGATCGGGCGATCGATCAATTGAAACAGTTCGCGTATAACCTGTGCCCTCCGCTGCAGAACGCGCAAATCGAACGGACGTGGTCCGGGCTGCGTCCGTTGACGTTTGACGGTTTCCCAATGATCGGCCCTTTGCCGGGATCGAAGCACGTCTTGGTCGCCACGGGACATTTTCGCAGCGGGATCCATCTGGCTTTCGGCACCGCCGAATTGGTTGCCGATATTGTCCAGTCCAAAACGCCGATGTTGGATGTGGCCGACTTTCGCGTCGGCAAACAGTTGGCCAACACGGCATAG
- a CDS encoding flagellar FlbD family protein: MIKLTRLDGEAFVLNAELIRYVETRPDTFITLINGERLVVNETMDEVIDRAVHYQQQKHFWKPAVTPTPMPSPTH, encoded by the coding sequence ATGATCAAGCTGACGCGATTGGACGGCGAAGCATTCGTCTTGAATGCCGAACTGATCCGCTACGTCGAAACCCGACCCGATACGTTCATCACGTTGATCAACGGCGAACGCTTGGTGGTCAATGAAACGATGGACGAAGTCATCGACCGGGCCGTGCACTACCAACAGCAAAAACATTTTTGGAAACCGGCCGTCACGCCCACGCCGATGCCATCGCCAACGCACTAG
- a CDS encoding motility protein A: MDIASLIGLLLAIGLIIGSMLLGTAPLSAFCDIPSVMVVVGGAIAAALICFPLGSMLKSPMIALKVLLNKGEDRRTLIEQIVKLAETARRDGLLALESQIAEIDHPLVKTGIQMAVDGSTPEVVQEVLRTEVEAMQTRHREGKSIMDQLGRFAPAYGMIGTLMGLIMMLQDMSDPSGIGAGMAVALITTLYGAIVANVFFSPFAEKLGLISRNEMVTMEIAIRGVMAIQSGESPRAIDQKLQTFLPAKERTLE; encoded by the coding sequence ATGGACATAGCCAGCCTGATTGGCCTGTTGCTTGCAATCGGCCTGATCATCGGTTCGATGTTATTGGGAACCGCGCCGCTGTCGGCCTTCTGCGACATTCCTTCGGTGATGGTCGTGGTCGGCGGTGCGATCGCCGCCGCACTGATTTGCTTCCCACTGGGCAGCATGCTGAAATCGCCGATGATCGCGTTGAAGGTGTTGCTGAATAAGGGCGAAGACCGCCGCACGCTGATCGAACAGATCGTCAAGCTGGCGGAAACGGCACGTCGTGATGGATTGCTGGCGTTGGAGTCGCAAATTGCCGAAATCGATCACCCGTTGGTGAAGACAGGCATTCAGATGGCGGTTGATGGCAGCACGCCTGAGGTCGTTCAAGAAGTCTTGCGGACCGAGGTCGAAGCGATGCAAACACGCCATCGCGAAGGCAAGAGCATCATGGACCAGTTAGGCCGATTCGCACCGGCGTACGGGATGATCGGAACGTTGATGGGGCTGATCATGATGCTTCAAGACATGAGTGATCCGTCAGGGATCGGTGCCGGGATGGCGGTGGCACTGATCACGACGCTGTATGGGGCGATCGTCGCCAACGTCTTCTTCAGTCCGTTCGCGGAAAAACTGGGACTGATCAGTCGAAACGAGATGGTCACGATGGAGATCGCGATCCGCGGTGTGATGGCGATTCAAAGTGGCGAAAGCCCGCGTGCGATCGACCAAAAACTGCAAACTTTCCTTCCGGCCAAAGAACGCACCCTGGAGTAA
- a CDS encoding OmpA/MotB family protein — translation MNEEPEEMGIPEWVVTFGDMMSLLLTFFIMLVSLSEIKEEETYQALVDSMQRSFGYQRTIEALTPGESKPRESNFSVLSTVGRAKNKNTAKGGVPQKAPTGEDPHVRIVRPGQMTAVGSVIFFPMGSDELDKTAQRILKEAAAQLRGKPQKIEVRGHTSSEFAARTRGTGKAMELGFNRANAVRRYLIEQEGIEAERFRIATAGGTEPMHNSAGNAATSRNPRVEVFLLDETVDDLHGTEEERRSGRNEYSTSNSESI, via the coding sequence ATGAACGAAGAACCGGAAGAAATGGGCATCCCAGAGTGGGTGGTGACCTTCGGCGACATGATGAGTCTGTTGCTGACGTTCTTCATCATGTTGGTGTCCCTTAGTGAAATCAAAGAAGAAGAAACCTATCAGGCGCTGGTCGATTCGATGCAGCGTTCCTTTGGCTATCAACGCACGATCGAAGCGCTGACGCCAGGCGAATCAAAGCCGCGGGAATCAAACTTTTCCGTCCTGTCGACCGTCGGCCGCGCCAAGAACAAGAACACCGCCAAGGGTGGCGTGCCACAAAAGGCACCGACTGGTGAAGACCCGCACGTTCGAATCGTCCGCCCCGGCCAAATGACCGCGGTTGGTTCGGTGATCTTTTTCCCGATGGGGTCCGATGAACTGGACAAGACGGCGCAGCGGATCTTGAAGGAAGCCGCCGCACAACTGCGTGGCAAACCACAAAAGATCGAAGTCCGTGGGCACACGTCATCCGAATTCGCCGCACGTACACGTGGTACGGGCAAGGCAATGGAACTGGGTTTCAATCGGGCAAACGCGGTCCGCCGATACCTGATCGAACAAGAAGGCATCGAAGCCGAAAGGTTTCGGATCGCCACCGCCGGGGGCACCGAACCGATGCACAACAGCGCCGGCAATGCGGCCACGTCACGCAACCCCCGGGTGGAAGTCTTTCTGTTGGACGAAACCGTGGACGACCTTCACGGAACCGAGGAAGAACGACGCAGCGGCCGCAACGAATATTCCACTTCTAATTCGGAGTCGATCTGA
- a CDS encoding dihydrolipoamide acetyltransferase — MADTDESKADEVNEAPQKPRSNIGLIVAFVAMVVMVETGMFFFLVPSADEVSALAEQSLIESVQEGQEETVKQEYDENQSIEFNLGDFGETFSPIDTERMYTVEITLFGLIRKKNLEKMEKEFESKQGRLRHAIRMKIRNSELTELKDNQLALLQRRILTTCNHLLDEDLLLGVGFHNYQLREQ; from the coding sequence ATGGCAGACACCGACGAATCCAAAGCAGACGAAGTCAACGAAGCTCCGCAAAAACCACGCAGCAACATCGGACTGATCGTGGCCTTTGTCGCCATGGTCGTCATGGTGGAAACGGGCATGTTCTTTTTCCTGGTTCCCAGCGCCGATGAAGTCAGCGCTTTGGCCGAACAAAGCCTGATCGAATCCGTCCAGGAAGGTCAGGAAGAAACCGTGAAACAGGAATACGATGAAAACCAAAGCATCGAATTCAATCTGGGTGATTTCGGTGAAACCTTCAGCCCCATCGACACCGAGCGAATGTATACGGTCGAAATCACGCTGTTCGGTCTGATTCGCAAGAAGAACCTGGAAAAGATGGAAAAGGAGTTTGAATCCAAACAGGGGCGTCTGCGGCACGCGATCCGAATGAAAATCCGCAACAGCGAGCTGACGGAACTGAAAGATAACCAACTGGCCTTGCTACAACGACGAATTTTGACGACATGTAACCACTTGTTGGATGAAGACCTGTTACTGGGGGTGGGATTCCACAATTACCAGCTGCGTGAACAGTAG
- the fliN gene encoding flagellar motor switch protein FliN, translating into MSENAGQPKPDDAPAADASAATDAAVDPITDAPTQGAADGPGAADNLSTDDIERLLAEASGGLDQAVNHPVSADAEPAPFQLDPLQDSPGELDRQSVDLLGDVELDLRIELGRTEMRLDEVLQLRSGSVVALDKLAGDPVDVFVNGRLIARGEVLVMNDNFCVRVTELVGV; encoded by the coding sequence GTGTCTGAAAACGCCGGTCAACCCAAACCCGACGATGCGCCCGCCGCCGATGCGTCGGCTGCGACCGATGCTGCCGTCGATCCGATCACCGATGCCCCGACACAGGGTGCCGCCGACGGCCCCGGTGCCGCGGACAACCTCAGCACGGACGATATCGAACGCTTGTTGGCCGAAGCTTCCGGTGGATTGGATCAAGCGGTCAATCATCCGGTATCGGCCGACGCTGAACCCGCACCGTTTCAACTGGACCCGCTTCAGGACAGCCCGGGCGAACTGGATCGGCAAAGCGTCGACCTGTTGGGTGACGTGGAACTGGACCTGCGGATCGAGCTTGGACGCACCGAAATGCGTTTGGACGAAGTCCTGCAATTGCGCAGCGGCAGCGTCGTCGCCTTGGACAAACTGGCCGGCGACCCGGTCGACGTGTTCGTTAACGGACGCTTGATCGCCCGCGGCGAAGTCTTGGTGATGAACGACAACTTTTGTGTTCGTGTCACCGAATTGGTCGGAGTCTGA
- a CDS encoding FliO/MopB family protein has product MTQPTQPTERSRCRGVVPVIATVIACCGSFVTAPRTAQAQSHYAVHDQYAVHEQDTSVTANRAMQIPSEDGLGIDSTSPSEPESDTRIVARTGGFPALRQDADTAPSFGDPNEKSTASIPAPLITTGTSLVIVLGLFAGFVWFTRRFGATSRGGGELPQQVLTPLGSTAIDARHRICLVRCGSKVLVLSQSSAGLSPLAEITDPDEVRMLCAACTGNSKNEFMQTLKSFETQPLGQGFAGSPHEVPGGISPTNAQAAPATQSRGRLFATA; this is encoded by the coding sequence ATGACGCAACCGACACAGCCCACCGAACGTTCTCGTTGCCGTGGCGTCGTCCCCGTGATCGCCACAGTCATCGCATGCTGTGGCTCGTTTGTCACGGCACCCCGAACGGCCCAGGCCCAATCGCACTATGCCGTCCATGATCAATATGCGGTCCATGAACAAGATACGTCAGTGACCGCGAACCGGGCGATGCAGATCCCGTCCGAAGATGGGCTGGGAATTGATTCGACATCGCCCAGCGAACCGGAATCCGACACACGCATCGTGGCACGGACTGGCGGTTTTCCGGCCCTGCGTCAAGACGCGGACACGGCCCCATCCTTTGGCGACCCCAATGAAAAATCGACGGCATCGATCCCCGCACCGTTGATCACCACCGGCACCAGTCTGGTGATCGTGTTGGGGCTGTTTGCCGGGTTTGTTTGGTTCACCCGACGCTTCGGCGCAACATCGCGTGGCGGCGGCGAATTGCCACAACAAGTCCTGACCCCGCTGGGCAGCACCGCAATCGATGCCCGTCATCGCATCTGTCTGGTGCGTTGTGGTTCGAAGGTACTGGTGTTATCGCAAAGCAGTGCCGGCCTAAGCCCTCTGGCGGAAATCACCGATCCCGATGAAGTCCGCATGCTTTGCGCCGCATGCACCGGTAATTCCAAAAACGAATTCATGCAAACGCTGAAGTCGTTTGAAACCCAGCCGCTTGGACAGGGATTTGCCGGAAGCCCACACGAAGTGCCCGGCGGAATATCGCCGACCAACGCTCAAGCCGCCCCGGCAACGCAATCACGCGGCCGTCTGTTTGCCACTGCTTGA
- a CDS encoding alpha/beta hydrolase: MKSCFERVCPTVQFMVAMLVTIIATGGTESACTADDENSSQRQVMDLWPDGVPGATQTGDGDVPQLIVTHAESQNAVPAVVILPGGGYRGRAMDHEGYQIADWFRSMGFTSAICTYRVRGQGNDGKGYGHPYPMTDAQRAIQTVRANAKEWNVIPDKIGVIGFSAGGHLASTVSTHFADTNVQQGDHIAEISSRPDFSILCYPVIAMGVDFTHAGSQRNLLGTDPDPRLVTLMSNDKQVTAQTPPTFLFHTAADTVVPVKNSLVYYQACVDHGVPAEMHVFPEGRHGVGLAKGISGASAWPELCRDWLQRIVKN; encoded by the coding sequence ATGAAGTCCTGTTTTGAACGTGTTTGTCCCACAGTCCAATTCATGGTGGCCATGTTGGTCACGATCATTGCCACCGGAGGAACGGAGTCCGCGTGCACGGCCGACGATGAGAATTCGTCGCAGCGTCAGGTCATGGATTTGTGGCCCGACGGGGTTCCCGGCGCAACGCAAACCGGCGACGGCGATGTCCCACAATTGATCGTCACCCACGCAGAATCCCAGAATGCTGTGCCGGCCGTCGTGATCCTTCCCGGCGGTGGCTATCGCGGCCGAGCAATGGATCACGAGGGCTATCAGATCGCGGATTGGTTTCGATCGATGGGGTTCACTTCAGCGATCTGTACCTACCGTGTTCGTGGTCAGGGGAACGATGGAAAAGGCTATGGGCATCCCTATCCGATGACCGATGCCCAACGCGCCATCCAGACGGTTCGCGCCAATGCGAAAGAATGGAACGTGATCCCTGACAAGATCGGAGTGATCGGTTTCAGCGCGGGCGGCCACTTGGCGTCGACCGTTTCAACACACTTCGCTGACACCAATGTTCAGCAAGGCGACCACATTGCGGAAATCAGTTCACGACCGGACTTCAGTATCTTGTGTTACCCGGTGATCGCCATGGGTGTGGATTTCACTCATGCCGGAAGCCAGCGGAATTTGTTGGGCACCGATCCCGATCCGAGATTGGTCACGCTGATGAGTAATGACAAACAAGTCACGGCGCAGACGCCGCCCACATTCCTGTTTCATACCGCTGCCGACACCGTCGTGCCGGTGAAAAACAGCTTGGTTTACTATCAAGCCTGCGTCGACCATGGCGTGCCGGCTGAAATGCACGTCTTTCCCGAAGGCCGACACGGAGTGGGGCTGGCGAAGGGAATCTCCGGTGCATCGGCTTGGCCGGAATTGTGCCGAGATTGGTTGCAGCGCATCGTGAAGAATTGA
- a CDS encoding ABC transporter permease, whose product MIFSTALAERLVYRGDFALGTLMRFLPIITQIFLWFAVFDAIGSADGNDATEIGGFGFRDIVAYYLLTMIARAFSSMPGLASGIARQIRDGEIKRYLIQPIDLISFLLLNRVAHKIAYYAVAIAPFAFVFYLCRGYFVDGWPEPHVLAAFVGSLIMGFLIGFFMEAAIGMIGFWFLEVTSLLFVFMLFSFFLSGHMFPLTLLPDGVGQVVRFLPFKYLAYFPAAVFLNKIPDDQLPLEMAVEAAWLTFFILVCRFAYSRGLERYSGYGG is encoded by the coding sequence ATGATTTTTTCGACCGCGCTGGCTGAACGCCTGGTTTATCGTGGCGATTTCGCATTGGGAACGTTGATGCGTTTCCTGCCGATCATCACCCAGATTTTTCTGTGGTTTGCGGTCTTTGATGCGATCGGCAGCGCGGATGGCAATGATGCAACAGAGATCGGAGGTTTCGGATTTCGAGACATCGTCGCCTATTACTTGTTGACGATGATTGCCCGCGCGTTCAGCAGCATGCCGGGTCTGGCATCGGGCATCGCACGTCAGATCCGAGATGGTGAAATCAAGCGTTATCTGATTCAACCGATCGATCTGATCAGTTTTCTGTTGCTCAATCGCGTCGCTCACAAGATCGCCTATTACGCCGTGGCGATCGCACCGTTCGCCTTCGTCTTTTATCTGTGTCGTGGTTACTTCGTCGACGGTTGGCCTGAACCCCACGTGCTGGCAGCCTTCGTCGGCAGCCTCATCATGGGGTTTTTGATCGGTTTTTTCATGGAAGCTGCAATCGGAATGATTGGTTTTTGGTTTCTGGAAGTCACGTCGCTGCTGTTCGTCTTCATGCTGTTCAGCTTCTTTTTGTCTGGCCACATGTTTCCGCTGACGCTGCTTCCCGACGGTGTGGGTCAAGTCGTGCGTTTTCTGCCGTTCAAGTACTTGGCCTATTTCCCGGCCGCGGTGTTTTTGAACAAGATTCCGGACGACCAACTGCCGCTGGAGATGGCGGTCGAAGCGGCTTGGTTGACGTTTTTCATCTTGGTCTGTCGCTTCGCCTATTCGCGCGGCCTGGAACGCTACAGCGGGTACGGCGGCTGA
- a CDS encoding ABC transporter permease, whose amino-acid sequence MTFRTNFILDCVSSIGWTLMNVGFYLIIFQFTPTIGEGTGWDQDRFFLFLATTWFINSLVQAFFMPNAEEFSELIRTGGLDFALLKPIDTQFLISFRKVSWSSLSNFAAGLVIAAVALYRLAHHETDPLVPSALSVVLYVLFCGCGVVIMYSLMICLSATSVWLGRNQTLYNFWFYITNFSRYPMEIYNRGWGTTLYGLFTFVIPVLVVVNVPARILAQPVNPETSDQWWLVGWALVATLVSVAGSRWVFRRALGSYRSASS is encoded by the coding sequence ATGACGTTCCGCACCAACTTCATCTTGGATTGCGTCAGCAGCATCGGCTGGACGCTGATGAATGTCGGGTTTTATCTGATCATCTTTCAGTTCACACCGACAATCGGCGAAGGCACCGGTTGGGATCAAGACCGATTTTTTTTGTTCCTGGCAACGACTTGGTTCATCAACAGCTTAGTCCAAGCGTTCTTCATGCCCAATGCGGAAGAATTCAGTGAATTGATCCGCACCGGCGGTCTGGATTTCGCATTGCTGAAACCGATCGATACACAGTTCCTGATCTCATTCCGCAAAGTCAGCTGGAGTTCGCTTTCGAACTTTGCGGCGGGATTGGTGATCGCCGCAGTCGCGTTGTACCGCTTGGCTCATCACGAGACCGATCCTTTGGTACCGTCGGCTTTGTCCGTGGTTCTGTACGTCCTGTTTTGCGGCTGCGGTGTGGTGATCATGTACAGCCTGATGATCTGCCTGAGCGCGACCAGCGTATGGCTGGGACGAAATCAAACGCTGTACAACTTTTGGTTTTACATCACGAACTTCAGCCGCTATCCGATGGAAATCTACAACCGCGGTTGGGGCACCACGCTGTACGGTTTGTTCACTTTCGTGATTCCCGTGCTGGTGGTTGTCAACGTACCGGCCCGCATTTTGGCCCAGCCCGTCAATCCGGAAACCAGCGATCAATGGTGGCTGGTCGGCTGGGCGTTGGTGGCGACTTTGGTCAGCGTGGCGGGCAGCCGGTGGGTGTTTCGGCGGGCGTTGGGCAGTTACCGCAGCGCCAGTAGCTGA